From Thiomicrospira sp. XS5, one genomic window encodes:
- a CDS encoding CinA family protein has product MMSRSSLESLVAEVGDALKQRDKLIVTAESCTGGLIAEALTSVAGSTAWFDRAFVTYSYESKHEMLGVKEVTLQHKGAVSQECVEEMVVGALQESHAAISIACSGIAGPGGGTPDKPVGTVWISWAMQGHNEIVSKLYHFDGDRNAVRLACTVEALQGVLRLLKEG; this is encoded by the coding sequence ATGATGAGCCGTTCGAGCCTTGAATCCTTGGTGGCCGAGGTGGGTGACGCCCTGAAACAGCGCGATAAGTTGATCGTGACGGCGGAATCCTGTACCGGTGGTTTGATTGCCGAGGCCTTGACCAGTGTCGCCGGCAGCACGGCCTGGTTTGATCGGGCGTTTGTGACCTACAGTTATGAGTCGAAACATGAAATGCTGGGGGTCAAGGAAGTGACTTTGCAGCACAAGGGGGCGGTCAGTCAGGAATGTGTTGAGGAAATGGTGGTTGGGGCTCTGCAGGAATCGCACGCCGCCATCAGTATCGCCTGCAGCGGTATTGCCGGGCCGGGTGGCGGTACGCCGGATAAGCCGGTGGGCACGGTCTGGATCTCCTGGGCGATGCAAGGGCATAACGAAATCGTCTCCAAACTCTATCATTTTGACGGGGATCGCAATGCGGTTCGGCTGGCTTGCACCGTTGAAGCTTTGCAAGGTGTACTGCGTTTGCTCAAAGAAGGCTGA
- the mutS gene encoding DNA mismatch repair protein MutS, whose translation MAEKTTHTPMMQQYLAVKDEHPGHLLFYRMGDFYELFYDDAVKAAELLEITLTARGKSGGQPIPMAGIPHHSADGYLAKLVKLGESVAICEQIGDPATSKGPVERKVVRIITPGTLVEDALLEDKSENLLAAITEIDGAYGLAYLDVASGRFEATQLDDGVQLAAEVERLKPAEIILPDDPLLEQNLPEAVQKRPGLVRYPAWHFDVDACRKRLTDHFGTQDLVAFGCEQLPTIIAATGTILHYARAMLQSDLEHVFSLQTYRTDDALVLDAMSRRNLELDTNLNGGKHHTLFSILDNATTAMGSRLMNRWLNQPLRNRDILNARLDAIDDLIAQHSTDDFHQILKPIGDLERILSRVSLYSARPRDLLHLGRSLNQLPELQALLANQAAEKWQHIAQRLGEYPELAAQLDKALVENPPMVMRDGGVFDEGYDAELDELRNLKNEAGDYLLALEEREKERTGIQTLKVGYNRVHGYYIEVSKQQSDKVPADYVRRQTLKAQERYITPELKGFEDKVLSANEKALAREKWLYQQLLERLNEDLKTLQQTAAALAETDVLNALARQAIALNLTRPVLTDEPGLDIQQGRHLTVEALSDQPFIPNDACFDDARRLQIITGPNMGGKSTFMRQTALIAIMAYMGSFVPAESATLGPIDRIFTRIGASDDLTSGRSTFMVEMTETANILHHATPESLILMDEVGRGTSTFDGLALAWAIAEQMAQSIQGYCLFATHYFELTTLAEQFNNTVNIHLNAIEHQDKIVFMHQVQEGPASQSYGLQVAALAGVPNEVIRKAKTHLHRLENQTAAQSGHSVTASGADETPVQQFDLFAAGPANPKEIEDLLDELGDLKVDDLTPRKALDKLYELTDIVKEFRG comes from the coding sequence ATGGCCGAAAAAACCACCCACACTCCCATGATGCAACAATACCTGGCGGTTAAAGACGAGCATCCAGGTCATTTGCTGTTCTATCGCATGGGCGATTTTTACGAACTCTTCTACGACGACGCCGTCAAAGCGGCCGAACTGCTGGAAATCACCCTCACCGCACGCGGTAAATCCGGCGGCCAACCGATTCCGATGGCGGGGATTCCGCACCATTCTGCGGACGGCTATCTCGCCAAGCTGGTCAAACTCGGCGAGTCCGTCGCCATTTGCGAACAAATTGGCGACCCGGCGACGTCCAAAGGCCCTGTGGAACGCAAGGTGGTGCGCATCATCACGCCAGGCACCTTGGTGGAAGACGCTCTATTGGAAGACAAGTCGGAAAACCTGCTGGCGGCCATCACCGAAATCGACGGTGCCTATGGCTTGGCCTATCTGGATGTGGCCAGCGGCCGTTTCGAAGCCACCCAGCTTGACGATGGCGTACAACTGGCCGCCGAAGTCGAGCGCCTGAAACCGGCGGAAATCATTTTGCCCGACGACCCGTTGCTGGAACAGAACCTGCCGGAAGCGGTTCAAAAACGCCCAGGCCTGGTGCGTTATCCGGCGTGGCACTTTGACGTCGACGCCTGCCGCAAACGCCTGACCGACCATTTCGGCACCCAGGACTTGGTGGCGTTCGGTTGTGAACAGCTGCCGACCATTATCGCTGCCACCGGCACCATTCTGCATTACGCTCGCGCCATGCTGCAAAGCGACTTAGAGCATGTGTTCAGCCTGCAAACCTACCGCACCGACGATGCCTTGGTGCTGGATGCCATGAGCCGTCGCAACCTTGAACTGGACACCAACCTCAACGGCGGCAAACACCATACACTGTTTTCGATTCTCGATAACGCCACCACCGCCATGGGCAGCCGCTTGATGAACCGCTGGCTGAATCAGCCGTTGCGCAATCGCGACATCCTCAACGCCCGTCTGGACGCCATCGACGATTTGATTGCGCAACACAGCACCGACGATTTCCACCAGATTTTGAAGCCTATCGGGGATTTGGAACGTATTCTGAGCCGGGTCTCGCTTTATTCCGCCCGCCCCCGCGACCTGTTGCACCTTGGCCGTTCCCTCAACCAGTTGCCGGAACTGCAAGCCTTACTGGCGAATCAAGCCGCCGAAAAATGGCAACACATCGCCCAGCGCCTTGGCGAATACCCGGAACTGGCCGCACAACTGGATAAAGCGCTGGTGGAAAACCCACCCATGGTCATGCGTGATGGCGGCGTTTTCGACGAAGGTTACGACGCCGAACTCGATGAACTCCGCAACTTGAAAAACGAGGCCGGAGATTATCTGCTGGCACTGGAAGAACGTGAAAAAGAGCGCACCGGCATTCAAACCCTGAAAGTCGGTTACAACCGCGTGCACGGTTATTACATCGAAGTCAGCAAACAACAGTCCGACAAAGTGCCGGCCGATTACGTCCGCCGCCAAACCTTGAAAGCCCAGGAACGTTACATCACACCCGAACTGAAAGGCTTTGAAGACAAGGTCCTCAGTGCTAACGAAAAAGCCCTGGCACGCGAAAAATGGTTGTACCAGCAATTATTAGAGCGCCTCAACGAGGACTTGAAAACCTTACAACAAACCGCCGCCGCATTGGCGGAAACCGATGTGCTCAATGCGCTGGCCCGTCAGGCCATTGCCCTGAATTTAACCCGCCCGGTTCTGACCGACGAACCCGGATTGGATATTCAACAAGGCCGCCATTTGACGGTCGAAGCCTTGTCCGACCAACCGTTTATCCCCAACGACGCCTGTTTCGACGACGCCCGTCGCCTGCAGATCATCACCGGGCCGAACATGGGCGGTAAATCCACCTTCATGCGCCAGACCGCGTTGATTGCCATCATGGCCTACATGGGCAGTTTCGTCCCGGCGGAGTCGGCGACCTTAGGGCCCATCGACCGCATTTTCACCCGCATCGGGGCGTCGGATGACCTGACGTCCGGGCGTTCGACCTTTATGGTGGAAATGACTGAAACCGCCAATATCCTGCACCACGCTACGCCGGAATCCTTGATTCTAATGGACGAAGTCGGCCGGGGAACCTCCACTTTCGACGGCTTGGCACTGGCTTGGGCCATTGCCGAACAGATGGCGCAAAGCATTCAGGGTTACTGCTTGTTCGCGACCCATTATTTCGAGTTGACCACCTTGGCGGAACAGTTCAACAACACCGTCAACATTCACCTGAATGCCATCGAACATCAGGACAAAATCGTCTTTATGCACCAAGTGCAGGAAGGTCCGGCATCGCAAAGTTACGGTTTGCAAGTCGCTGCTTTGGCCGGGGTGCCGAATGAGGTGATTCGAAAAGCGAAAACTCACCTGCATCGTCTGGAAAATCAAACCGCGGCGCAAAGCGGACACTCGGTCACCGCCTCCGGTGCAGATGAAACGCCCGTGCAACAGTTCGACCTGTTTGCGGCCGGACCGGCCAACCCGAAAGAAATCGAAGACTTGCTGGACGAGCTGGGAGACTTGAAAGTCGACGACCTCACCCCCAGAAAAGCGCTGGATAAATTATATGAATTGACCGATATCGTAAAAGAGTTTCGAGGATAA